The proteins below are encoded in one region of Clostridiales bacterium:
- a CDS encoding translation initiation factor IF-3, with the protein MNDKIRDREVRVIDVDGKQVGIMPTQEALKLADQKNLDLVKVAPNANPPVCKIMDYGKYRFDAAKREKDAKKNQKTSELKEIWLSMTIDKHDLETKARQASKFLKNGDKVKVSIRMRGRQQAFSDQGIEVMKRFYELLKDVAVVDKNAYKEGRSILMMLSPMKAAK; encoded by the coding sequence ATCAATGACAAAATCCGCGACCGCGAAGTAAGGGTTATTGATGTTGACGGAAAACAAGTTGGCATAATGCCGACGCAAGAAGCCTTAAAACTGGCTGACCAAAAAAATCTGGATTTGGTAAAGGTGGCTCCCAACGCCAATCCGCCTGTTTGCAAGATAATGGATTATGGCAAATACAGATTTGACGCGGCTAAGAGGGAAAAGGATGCGAAAAAAAACCAAAAGACAAGCGAATTAAAAGAAATATGGCTGTCCATGACTATTGACAAACACGACCTTGAAACAAAAGCCCGCCAAGCGTCCAAGTTTTTGAAAAACGGCGACAAGGTCAAGGTCTCAATAAGGATGAGGGGACGCCAGCAAGCGTTTTCGGACCAAGGCATAGAAGTAATGAAAAGGTTTTATGAGCTTTTGAAAGATGTCGCAGTGGTGGACAAAAACGCGTATAAAGAAGGCAGAAGCATTTTGATGATGCTCTCGCCTATGAAAGCAGCAAAGTAA